From the Pseudoroseomonas cervicalis genome, one window contains:
- a CDS encoding tripartite tricarboxylate transporter TctB family protein, protein MSVAPDRLAAGAVAGAALLAFAVTYSFEEVPPGLAQGLGAVEFPRLICLVLLGLAALLALGAQPRRPPPPVPGTGWASMALCLLFLPAMALIGMLPSMALFLLAMGLLWGERRIGLLVGTALGLTLAIWLVFVRLFGLSLPPGWLGETLLG, encoded by the coding sequence GTGAGCGTCGCACCCGATCGCCTGGCGGCGGGGGCGGTGGCGGGGGCGGCGCTGCTCGCCTTCGCCGTCACCTACAGTTTCGAGGAGGTACCGCCGGGCCTGGCCCAGGGCCTCGGCGCGGTCGAGTTCCCGCGCCTGATCTGCCTGGTGCTGCTCGGCCTCGCCGCCCTGCTGGCGCTGGGCGCGCAGCCGCGCCGGCCGCCGCCGCCGGTGCCGGGCACGGGCTGGGCCAGCATGGCGCTCTGCCTGCTGTTCCTGCCGGCCATGGCGCTGATCGGCATGCTGCCCTCCATGGCGCTGTTCCTGCTGGCCATGGGGCTGCTCTGGGGCGAGCGGCGGATCGGCCTGCTGGTCGGCACCGCGCTCGGGCTGACACTGGCCATCTGGCTGGTCTTCGTGCGGCTGTTCGGCCTGAGCCTGCCGCCCGGCTGGCTCGGCGAAACCCTGCTGGGCTGA
- a CDS encoding tripartite tricarboxylate transporter permease translates to MDAFLAGMATLGDPFILGMILAGTVLGILVGALPGISGSTTIALLLPLTIGISPIAALAFMGSVYCAANFGGSITAILVNAPGDPSASATALEGYRMAERGEAGLALGISAIASAIGGIVSVVALIVAAPLLARAAYSFGPPEYFALAIFGLSMCAAIGGDGKVKNLIAAALGVLLATVGIDLTSGVERYSFGIVELSDGIGFVPVLIGLFALAEMLEQSTRRAEPARLIAMDAARLPNRAELRKCWRAIWIGSGVGTFIGVLPALGATTAALVGYNETRRWSRHKHEFGRGSIEGVAGPEAANNAAVGGSMVPTLALGIPGSATTAIMLAGLLVQGVRPGPHLFTEQPVLLYAVFASMLAANLLYLVMGLGMAKLFARISLIPPTLLWPAVFVLSVIGAYGPNQSMGDVVVMLVAGGVGFLFRRHGFSPAPLIMGLVLGSMLEEALKQSMIIFDQNPAGFLGRPIAMTLLLVTLAGLVGPQLLRLFRVARTA, encoded by the coding sequence ATGGACGCGTTCCTGGCCGGCATGGCCACGCTGGGCGATCCCTTCATCCTCGGCATGATCCTGGCGGGCACCGTGCTCGGCATCCTGGTGGGGGCGCTGCCCGGCATCTCGGGCAGCACCACCATCGCGCTGCTGCTGCCGCTGACCATCGGCATCAGCCCGATCGCCGCGCTGGCCTTCATGGGCTCGGTCTATTGCGCGGCGAATTTCGGCGGCTCGATCACCGCGATCCTGGTCAATGCGCCGGGCGACCCTTCGGCCTCGGCCACGGCGCTCGAGGGCTACCGCATGGCCGAGCGCGGCGAGGCGGGGCTGGCGCTGGGCATTTCCGCCATCGCCTCGGCGATCGGCGGCATCGTCAGCGTGGTGGCGCTGATCGTGGCGGCGCCCCTGCTGGCGCGCGCCGCCTACAGCTTCGGCCCGCCCGAGTATTTCGCGCTGGCGATCTTCGGCCTGTCGATGTGCGCGGCGATCGGCGGCGACGGCAAGGTGAAGAACCTGATCGCCGCGGCGCTCGGCGTGCTGCTGGCCACCGTCGGCATCGACCTGACCAGCGGCGTCGAGCGCTACAGCTTCGGCATCGTCGAGCTGTCGGACGGCATCGGCTTCGTGCCCGTGCTGATCGGCCTCTTCGCCCTGGCCGAGATGCTGGAGCAGTCGACGCGCCGGGCCGAGCCCGCCAGGCTGATCGCGATGGATGCGGCGCGGCTGCCCAACCGCGCGGAGCTGCGCAAATGCTGGCGCGCCATCTGGATCGGCAGCGGCGTCGGCACCTTCATCGGCGTGCTGCCGGCGCTGGGCGCCACCACCGCGGCGCTGGTCGGCTACAACGAGACGCGCCGCTGGTCGCGCCACAAGCACGAATTCGGCCGCGGCTCGATCGAGGGCGTGGCGGGTCCGGAGGCCGCCAACAACGCCGCCGTCGGCGGCTCGATGGTGCCGACGCTCGCGCTCGGCATCCCGGGCAGCGCCACCACGGCGATCATGCTGGCCGGGCTGCTGGTGCAGGGTGTGCGGCCGGGGCCGCATCTGTTTACCGAGCAGCCGGTGCTGCTCTACGCCGTCTTCGCCTCGATGCTGGCGGCGAACCTGCTCTACCTCGTCATGGGGCTCGGCATGGCGAAGCTGTTCGCGCGCATCAGCCTGATCCCGCCGACGCTGCTCTGGCCGGCGGTCTTCGTGCTATCGGTGATCGGCGCCTATGGGCCGAACCAGTCGATGGGCGATGTGGTGGTGATGCTGGTGGCCGGCGGCGTCGGTTTCCTGTTCCGCCGGCACGGTTTCTCGCCGGCGCCGCTGATCATGGGGCTGGTGCTGGGCAGCATGCTGGAGGAGGCGCTGAAGCAGTCGATGATCATCTTCGACCAGAACCCGGCGGGTTTCCTCGGCCGGCCGATCGCGATGACGCTGCTGCTGGTGACGCTGGCCGGGCTGGTCGGGCCGCAGCTGCTGCGGCTGTTCCGGGTGGCGCGGACCGCGTGA
- a CDS encoding triacylglycerol lipase, protein MSSAALSSYVVKRSTRAFRPWTDLWSRSGWLVQAHCATGQARALDPFGRIAATGTPEECIDHAARLARPAGRRRAVVLLHGLGHHPGGVARLAGVLAESGWAVTNLGYASLRKPLAYHAAAAACAARALAEDGAACVDFVGHSLGGLVARAAMAQAPEQGWQAGRLLLIGSPARGAAMAKLMARFATSRLVAGHAGHAVTTVGAASVPVPRCRGVAVVAGGTGGRGFNPLLGGDNDGIVTVAETRMPDCEDGFALMRALHTPLAAHPGTVNAALGFLESGRLAA, encoded by the coding sequence TTGTCCAGCGCCGCCCTGTCCAGCTATGTCGTGAAGCGCTCGACCCGCGCCTTCCGGCCCTGGACCGATCTCTGGTCGCGCTCGGGCTGGCTGGTGCAGGCGCATTGCGCGACCGGCCAGGCCCGTGCGCTGGACCCCTTCGGTCGCATCGCCGCCACCGGCACGCCCGAGGAATGCATCGACCACGCCGCCCGTCTGGCCCGCCCCGCCGGGCGGCGCCGCGCCGTGGTGCTGCTGCACGGGCTCGGCCACCATCCGGGGGGTGTGGCGCGCCTCGCCGGCGTGCTGGCGGAATCCGGCTGGGCGGTGACCAATCTGGGTTATGCCAGCCTGCGCAAGCCGCTCGCCTACCACGCCGCCGCCGCCGCCTGCGCGGCGCGCGCCCTGGCCGAGGATGGCGCCGCCTGCGTCGATTTCGTCGGCCACAGCCTGGGCGGGTTGGTGGCGCGGGCCGCCATGGCGCAGGCGCCGGAGCAGGGCTGGCAGGCCGGGCGGCTGCTGCTGATCGGCTCCCCGGCGCGGGGCGCGGCCATGGCCAAGCTGATGGCGCGCTTCGCGACTTCCCGGCTGGTCGCCGGCCATGCCGGCCATGCGGTGACGACGGTGGGCGCCGCTTCCGTGCCGGTGCCGCGCTGCCGCGGCGTCGCCGTGGTGGCGGGCGGCACTGGCGGGCGCGGCTTCAACCCGCTGCTGGGCGGCGACAATGACGGCATCGTCACGGTGGCCGAGACGCGCATGCCGGATTGCGAGGATGGCTTTGCCCTGATGCGCGCCCTGCACACGCCGCTGGCGGCGCATCCCGGCACGGTGAACGCCGCGCTGGGGTTTCTGGAAAGCGGCCGGCTCGCGGCCTGA
- a CDS encoding DUF2332 domain-containing protein translates to MPATDTTDAVLHAFGQQIEWCERLGSPLTARLLRWLSADIAAGGLAAPLVAAWPGDPLADALALRLAGGLHALVLAGQAPALAACYPPNPAPADAALAAALRAVLAARQEELRGFLASAPQTNEVGRAGVLLGGFLEIAAATRLPLALLEIGASAGLNLAWDRFSYRLGEAAWGDPASPVQLRPEWRGALPPLDAPLAIATRAGCDLAPMSAGDPAQALRLRAYVWPDQRDRLARLEGAIALARRLGTQVERADALDWLRPRLHPGPGRATVLYHSIMWQYLPAATQDGILALLRQAAAQATARAPLAWLRFEMPPAGGPPELRLTLWPDGTERRLAIAHPHGQSVDWLGG, encoded by the coding sequence CTCGCCCTTGACCGCGCGGCTGCTGCGCTGGCTCTCGGCCGATATCGCCGCCGGCGGCCTTGCAGCGCCCCTGGTCGCCGCCTGGCCGGGCGATCCGCTGGCCGATGCGCTGGCGCTGCGCCTGGCCGGCGGGCTGCACGCCCTGGTGCTGGCCGGCCAGGCGCCGGCCCTGGCCGCCTGCTACCCGCCGAACCCCGCCCCCGCCGACGCCGCCCTGGCGGCCGCCCTGCGGGCCGTCCTGGCCGCGCGGCAGGAAGAGCTGCGCGGCTTCCTGGCCTCGGCGCCGCAAACCAATGAGGTCGGCCGCGCCGGCGTGCTGCTGGGCGGCTTCCTGGAGATCGCCGCGGCCACCCGCCTGCCGCTGGCCCTGCTGGAGATCGGCGCCAGCGCCGGGCTGAACCTGGCCTGGGACCGCTTCTCCTACCGCCTGGGCGAGGCCGCCTGGGGCGACCCCGCCAGCCCCGTGCAATTGCGGCCGGAATGGCGCGGCGCGCTGCCGCCGCTCGACGCGCCGCTCGCCATCGCCACACGGGCGGGCTGCGACCTGGCGCCCATGTCGGCGGGCGACCCGGCCCAGGCGCTGCGCCTGCGCGCCTATGTCTGGCCCGACCAGCGCGACCGCCTCGCGCGGCTGGAGGGCGCCATCGCCCTGGCCCGCCGGCTCGGCACCCAGGTGGAGCGGGCCGATGCGCTGGACTGGCTGCGCCCGCGCCTGCACCCCGGCCCGGGCCGCGCGACGGTGCTGTACCATTCGATCATGTGGCAATACCTGCCGGCGGCGACGCAGGATGGCATCCTGGCCCTGCTGCGCCAGGCGGCGGCACAGGCCACCGCGCGGGCTCCCCTGGCCTGGCTGCGCTTCGAGATGCCGCCTGCGGGCGGCCCGCCGGAACTGCGCCTGACGCTCTGGCCGGACGGGACGGAACGGCGCCTGGCCATCGCCCATCCGCATGGGCAGAGCGTCGACTGGCTGGGCGGCTGA